From Mastacembelus armatus unplaced genomic scaffold, fMasArm1.2, whole genome shotgun sequence, one genomic window encodes:
- the LOC113126726 gene encoding acyl-coenzyme A thioesterase 3-like — protein MSSQVRLRLLPSARCLFDQPVQVKVEGLRSRQVVTMRARSTDEKGVVFSSSATYRADGSGKIDLLRDPSLSGSYVGVEPMGLLWSLKADALHKYFFKNNALHPHVVKFSVHEEDREDRMLAEVTNERLLIGNGVSRVPVKGRNFQGVLFTPPGDGPFPAVLDLSTFASEKRASLLSNKGFVVLAVPVYSDHPDNVKQTNLDHFKEAVDFLQQQPKVGSKGVGIISRSKGADIALSLAAFVPGIEAVVWINGCSSIVGVPVYYKNRQILSTLPFDFNKVIRTESGASIIRYGLEDAVTEKNKGSLVPIEQAKGHFLFIASGDDLNWDSKAYMDEMAERLKHHRKENFETVCYPEAGHLLEPPYGPYCPSALHGLIRFPVLWGGEPRAHAAAEVHMWKKMQDFLRTHLKCDAAQNKARL, from the exons ATGTCCTCCcaagtcagactgaggctgctgccaagtgccagatgtttgtttgaccagcctgttcaggtgaaggtggaggggctgaggtcgaggcaggtggtcaCCATGAGAGCCAGATCAACGGACGAGAAAGGAGTGGtgttcagctcctcagccaccTACAGGGCTGATGGGAGCGGGAAGATAGACCTGCTCAGAGACCCCTCACTCAGTGGGAGCTACGTTGGGGTTGAACCCATGGGTCTGCTGTGGTCGCTGAAGGCAGATGCCTTGCACAAGTACTTTTTCAAGAACAACGCACTACATCCCCATGTGGTGAAGTTCTCTGTGcatgaggaggacagggaggacaggatgttGGCAGAGGTGACCAATGAGAGGCTTCTGATTGGAAACGGGGTCAGCCGGGTTCCTGTCAAAGGGAGGAATTTTCAGGGAGTCCTGTTTACCCCCCCAG GAGATGGtccatttcctgcagtgttggatCTGTCCACTTTTGCATCTGAGAAAAGAGCCAGTCTGCTGTccaacaaaggctttgtggTTCTGGCTGTACCAGTTTACAGTGACCACCCTGACAATGTCAAACAGACAAATCTGGaccattttaaagaagcagtggattttttacaacaacaaccaaag gtgGGCAGTAAAGGAGTTGGGATAATATCACGGTCAAAGGGAGCTGATATCGCACTTTCACTTGCTGCTTTTGTACCAGGTATTGAGGCTGTAGTGTGGATTAATGGCTGCAGCTCCATTGTGGGTGTTCCTGTGTACTATAAGAACCGCCAGATTCTCTCAACATTACCGTTTGACTTCAACAAGGTAATTCGCACTGAATCAGGAGCTAGCATAATCAGATATGGTCTTGAAGATGCCGTGACAGAGAAGAACAAGGGCAGTCTGGTCCCCATTGAACAAGCCAAGGGACACTTCCTCTTTATAGCTTCTGGGGACGACCTCAACTGGGACAGCAAGGCTTACATGGATGAGATGGCGGAGAGACTGAAGCACCATAGGAAGGAGAACTTTGAGACTGTGTGTTACCCTGAAGCTGGTCATTTATTGGAGCCACCATATGGTCCATACTGCCCCTCCGCTTTACATGGGCTCATTCGCTTCCCGGTCCTGTGGGGGGGTGAACCCAGAGcccatgctgcagctgaagtccACATGTGGAAGAAGATGCAGGACTTCCTCAGAACTCACTTGAAATGTGATGCTGCACAGAATAAAGCCAGGTTATAG